tttgcccctcctatggagagatatctctgtgcccctcgatgttgtagattatggaagtgcatggccatgccaaaggtgattgaggagtcaagcacaagttatataatctatcaacaagttcgagtgaatgattgagctattagaggatggcacatatctagccttgagcttaatcgatatcgtgaggcaaaggggttcatacaagtatacactagaggttcagccgatatgatctttatggatgcccggtgggtcaatacgttctgctaggggccgctgttaacgtgtggaccgaaaaggagtcttcgggttacagccgagtatatatgaacctacagggtcgcacgcttaatgggccagaATAAGGGAATtagatagagatccaatatgagcttaattcggattgggatccgaataggagtcctatgggccttggaggcccgagtgatggatcctatatattcgtgaggggtgtgaccggcggaggcattgcatcacgtgagaaaccttagccgtcacttccctccccgagcaaaaccctagccgcgcgcgggtgctagcacatctgcgcgtggcgttccgtccctgtacgtgtggataccggtagaggcgccgctggtttgcggtgctgaccggcgtgggagtacggcgaggagaacgcatgaggaggagaaggtcgagccggtgcgatcgactacttcctctacatcgatgcacgctacttcgcgagagttccttcgacttctcagcatcttcttccgctgcacagtgcgtcgagtggtaacgatctatgatctaatacttgcatggttcctggtttacgcggtagaaaattttgatttatgctatcatagcctacgcgtatcccaacaggcAGAGGCACTGGGAAGAATCAGCTACAAAGAAGGAGAGAACCTCTTCGGCGCTCCCTACGACTCCCGGTATGTGGCGGCGCCACCGGGCATGCCCGCCATGGCGTTCGCTGCCTGCACCGCCGACCTGAGGTGTCTCGTCGAGCACGCCAGCAGGAAGAACGGCGGCAAGCCGGTCATCCTGGTGACCCACAGCAAAGGCAGCCTGATAGCCGCGGAGTTCCTCACGCGGAGCGCGACGCCGTAGTGCAGGAGGTTCGTCAAGCACCTCGTCATGGTCTCCACAGGCGCCCACGGCATCGTCGTGGCGATGCAgagcctcgccgcctccgcctacgCGGCGCCGGGGTCGTTGGCGAGGACGGAGCGGAGCTACGGGACGGTGTTCGCGGCGCTACCGTCCCCGAACGTGTTCGGCGGCGCGCCGCTGGTCGTGACGCGGCGCAGGAACTACTCAGCCCACAACATCTCGGAGTTCCTCGTGGTGGTCGGGTTCTCCGGCGAGGAGGTCAAGCTGTACCGCACGAGGGTGCTGCCGGTGAACTCGGGGTTGAGGGCGCCGTGCGTGCCGATGACCGCCGTCTACGGCGCCGGCGTGCCCACGCCAGAGCAGCTGGTGTACTGGGACGGCGACTTCAGCAAGGCGCCGGAGGTGGTgtacggcaacggcgacggagCAGTCAATCTGGTGAGCGTGTTGGCGTGGAACACAGTGGTCGGACATGATCTGGAGCAAGGTTTCTTCAAGGCCGTCAAGGTCATGAATGCGAcatgtttacacccaaatttggtacctatggacgaaataggggaaaattaccaaagtttggaaagtatCGAGTTTCCTTCACAaggccggttagaccgcaggTATATGGGCAGTCtcaccggctagtagggccggtctgaccgcaggtatgtgggcggtcagaccggcagggtccgagtccgagtctgttttcgtcgggtctcgggtttccttactcgggaaggcatgtttcgtgtttcctttggtttctatctcGAGTTGGGCATGGAGAAGGGCctatagagggcaagaccaacccctatttaagggacaaggccggttcattataaaacccccgaatacaatatacttgaatcgttcttttactatgttttctattctaccctagttttagtccatctttgtcggtttgcgctgtaaaccgtccgccgccgctgcgagagtgcaacACCTCTTCGTTGGTTTATCCTGGTAACCTTCCATTTGCCCACGAGatgggtagttatcctcatatcgatctaaatcggcctagaggctgattttgttCTCTAAATCGGcaccgctagccggtttagctgtttttctcCAAAACCCATCTTaatttggccctttggctagatcgaggtggtaggcgactccatatcaccacaaagcgtttaggtgttgcgatcgtgtttgtcaacttgtcacgaaaagttgccaacacgagttttggcgactccgctggggacaAATCTATTCGGCTTTAGAATAGCCGAATTTGCGATCTACCCATCTGTGTTTCGTCGAGACGAGTTCCACGTCTGTTTCGGCTGTGCGGCCGAAATCAATCCATACAATTCATCTACTGCTGTTGCATATTTCTCATTGGATCAATTTGATTGACGGCAGTACTGTTTGGTCATCAAGCAGAACCAATCTACTAGTTCGGCTGACGTTATCCGATTTCATCGTTGTCTGGTATTTGAGACCGATCGATTCGATCGGTTAGATAGCAGCACGCTGCCTTTTCTGTCTTGCTGTGTACAGCTAGAGCAAGAAAATCATTCGGATTAGATCGATCAAAGCTAGTACTGCACACATATATTTACATAAAGACAAAAAGCCGATTCATATTGTTTCGGCCGTTACTGTGAAGCATTGATTTTCCAGATTTTTGCTGCACACAGGGGTTCGGCCAATCAAGGCTACTGATCTtttgatttttggaatttttgcTAGGTACACACGTCAGATATATCTAGGAAAATTATAAGACCGTATATTAATCAATACGGTCAAATATTTCGGCTATGAGCTATATGGCCGGATTTAATCAaggaatttcttcatcaactatgACGAGCGGGAACGGGTTCAACAATATTGCTACACAATACATTAGAACCGATCAAGGCGTCATGAGAGGAAACGTCCCGCTACCTCAAGTTGTAATTTCACCAAAGGTAACCTTCGATTCGCCCAACCCATCCTTTGCTATTCAAAACGTTAATAATCATTGTGTAGATGCATATGCTACTTCTAGTTTTGCTCCTatacaatatgcttataatgctTAGGGGGGTCAATGGGTGATTATGTAGCCGATTACACAGGAATCGGCTATACGCAAAACCGAGCTGATAGTATGACCGGtcgtgacaccggtctaaccgcatcctttgccggtcagaccgcgcccACCATGGCCGGTCAAACCATGTACTACGCCGGTCAAACCGTGCCTAccatagccggtcagaccgtgccctaTGCTGGCCAGATCAGACCTCCTGTGGCCGGTATGACCGCACCGCTGACCACCAGTCAGACCGGGccatgcgccggtcagaccggttcccAGGGAGTTTCTCTAGGTTTTCATACCACGACTAGCAGTACTGATTTTAATTCACCTGTTAATACTGTTAGTCATGCTATTCCACATATCCCTAATGCCTACAATGATATTAAtaggggatatcctcccgatactaggtatggccaatataacaatattgtgCCACAACAACCACCTTTTAGGCCACCAAGTCCACCACCAGATCCACCAAAGCCTGAAACTATGGAGGATTGGTTTAGAAATACTATCAGAGAGAATTTTGCAAAGCTAAGGAATCGTGCTAGGGAGTACCAAAAGTCGTATCCTGATTTTTATGATATTATCCCATATCCTCGTGGTTATAAAATTcctgaatttaccaagtttagtggtgaggatagtaggaccacatgggagcatgtagatcaatttttagcgcaatgtggtgaggctaattaggatacatgtaaattgcacttgttttctttatctttgtctggTACTGCTTTtgcatggtttacttctttaccggcaaattctattttttcctgggctcaattagaacaaaaatttcatgattatttccaCACTAGTGAGACTGAGCTTAGGTTGTCCGATTTAATATCGGTTAGGCacaaatacaatgaatctgtcgttgattatattgaaaggtttagagatattaaaagctgatgttttagtttgaaaataactgacaaagatttggccaacattgcatatgatggattgcttgattctattaaagagagGTTGAATggccaaatattttttaatgttgatcatgtgttgcatgaagctctggctcaggaaagctAAGTGGATGATAATAGTTTAAATGCTAGTTTAGATGATAGTGCAATATCATGTGTAGCCGAACTAAGCgacggttcggattgtgttaataatttgtgcaatgatgccataacaattatagccgaaccaaatGTTGGTTCGGATTGTCTTGTTAGCGTGGATAATAATGCAATAACCATTATAGCCGAATCAAGCGATGAttcggattgtgttactagtttagaCAAAGATGGAATAGTCGAACCAAGtaatggttcggattgtgttgctaGCTTAGAGAATAATACCATTGAAGATATAACCAAACTAAATGACGGTTCGGATTGTATCACAAGCGAAAGTGAAATAGCATTATCACCTAAGACCGAATCACAAATcggtcatgtggatgttggGAAAGATGATGACAATGTCTTGCGGGATAGTAGTGAAATAGAATCCAAACTAGCTATGCATACATACCAAAGGCCGTATCCTGAACACGTAGATTCAGTCCCATACCCGCAAGGATTTGAGGTGCCcaacttcacaaaattcacaggtgaggatgctagaacaacaatggagcatatcggccaatttgttgatcaatgtggtaaggTCGGTAGTAATGATTTGCTTAAGTTAAAgttgtttcctctttctttgtcaaattttgcatctacatggtatagtttacttgctcctaattcaatttctacatggtcacaaatggagcatgagtttcatgGTTATTTCAAATatgcaagcttgatggagcaaagaccGATTGATACTTCATCGGTCACTTGTGAAACTATTTCGGTTACATCTATGCCTAAGACCGGAATTGTTAGTGATCCTCTCCCTGTTAGTTCTATTGATGTTggcaaaaagaaagggaaaagtgttattattggggatcctcgGCCCAAGAATAGGATAAAAATGCGAAGGCCGAAGATCATAAAGTTGCAAAGGATGAGTCATCTAGTTTCCAAAAGACCaaaaagccgaagctcacttttgacatgcttatggctaagtacAAGAAAGGATTAGCTGGTCAATGATTTCATAATCAAACTAGTGattcaaaaagaccaagatcatctcgtaggaagagatttggtcaaacaccaaagcaatcggagccatcaacTATACCAACTCGATACAAACCTCCGAttgtgatgccatggtatccatatccaatgtcaccgtttggttatccttttatgtattacatgCCGTGGATGCATCAACCGCCTATGCTGTATCATCAAGGATGGAAGCAATCACTTAGGACAGTACCAAGTCATTCTAACTCAAGACAAGACCGTTTCCCACAAAAGAATCGGTCCGGTGGATCAATggtgaaaaaggtgaagaaggtgtgggtgagaaaagaagccaaagctccggAAGTCGTCACTATTAAGGAGGaatctcaagatgttcaagTACCTACTGGAGATGCGGCGAAAAATATACAAGCGGAGAAGACTGAAGCCGACGCCGTTGCTGTCGACATCGGCAGTCTGACCGAGACGGTTGGCCGGTCTAACTGCCAGACTACGGCCATTCTGACCGACCCTCCTGATCAGTCTGACTGACGGCTTGTGACCGGTCTAACCGGGCCCAGAGGCCGGTCTGATCAGGGGGCATTGGAGAAGAGTGGGAAAATTGAAAGCAACATAGGAGCTTCCATTTCGaccaaaaatatgaagaatcattgcttagctcctggaaaacaaccacaaccgaagtggataccttctggcttatctcgctctcaaaagaggaggctacagcgtcttcgggccataggtcaaaaagaaaaggaggccaAAGATGTGGAGAACAAGACATGCAATAATTTAGAGCCTCGAATAGCACCTAGGCAAGTGTGGAGACCTAAAGAAGTAAAAGTTAAGAGACCGGTGATTTCCCATAGTAGTAGTGATAaattcaatttgatgagagaagaatcatcggtcattagagaTAAGTCTCCTCCACATGATGCTATGAGAGTTAGTGCGGTATCCATCTTGCCTTCGAAATCGTGCAGTCGAGAAAGCCGATTTTGCTTGGGGGgcaagacattaatatgctcatGAAGGAATcaagagagatgagcagcgaTGGATACGacatcacatctttgagccgccgtttgtcagatgctaaggcaaggtatgagtttattgtgttcatcatcatattatatgcctatgccatgttaCAACATTGCTTactatctagcacatgtgtgtttttgcttatcgaattgatattatacatacatgttgcaaatgccagttctaagtagtggaattggtagattggcatataatttgtttgtagtatgatttggctcatgagtctttgatatttatttaaagccaaattgtatgtgtttttatggatcaccatataagatatagattttataattattgcaccatgaaagttttgcttattagtaattcggctaatgtcaatggtcaatgtgatgatttattctagagttgttttctttagaaacattggcattgttaatattttgcatacatactcaagccgattacttacatttgtagtttattggaatTCATGTGTGTGAGGcatatgactttggtgattcattattgatcatacttcaattggctaagtgttttgatgccacgatgattattgtttcaaaagccatttgaattagtattcatctagacatgttagttggatgctataatttttcatatgtctagagagaagaaattttggtccaataatttgatacaccaagcatctggctattatgtgaagagaaattatatactaaaggccgatgcttgatttcaaaagtttggacgaaattggcaaagtcatagaccaagggcggtctgaccggcattgcacggccggtctgaccggtggtaccggcggtctgaccggctctaCATGGCTGGTCTGACCAGGTAGACAGGGCGGTCTGACCTGCAttgcatggccggtctgaccgatcccAGACAGGAGGCTGGGGGGCACGTTACAATTGATTaaaaggccgaattaattgtgaattcagacatttgtgcccatgagTTAGAGGTAGCTTGCAGAATTCAtttgattagatatttgaatgatcctacacttaaggttgatcaaaagattcggcggcaagcgctcaaatattatatcgccgaaaaatagatggagtattacttagataatgatcaatctaaagttgctaggagagtagtacatgaagggatttgtgaaattcatcaatcggcccgtaagataaattggttgcttaggagagtggggtttcattggccgaaaataattgatgattgtttcaaatgttatagagggagtgaagcttgttaacggatcggcaatgttcaattggcgcctACCGCTgtgttgaatcctatcattgaactatggccgttccgaggttgggctttggatttcattggtcaaatttattcttcgtcatcaaaagggcattggttcgtgctagttgcaatggattacttcactaagtgggCCAAAGCCGTGCCGCTCAAAAATATTACTTGtgcggaggtaattgactttattttgaagca
The sequence above is drawn from the Oryza glaberrima chromosome 10, OglaRS2, whole genome shotgun sequence genome and encodes:
- the LOC127752695 gene encoding lecithin-cholesterol acyltransferase-like 1, encoding MCPVLLALMCPVVNGSALLPLHDAAVDLHPIMLLPGNGCSQLDAELTEHYEPSPWAPLRVVYDRAVTDYRNIARVWTHVVSFGTTRGFGSDDDPSDPESLRVSQQAEALGRISYKEGENLFGAPYDSRYVAAPPGMPAMAFAACTADLRCLVEHASRKNGGKPVILVTHSKGAHGIVVAMQSLAASAYAAPGSLARTERSYGTVFAALPSPNVFGGAPLVVTRRRNYSAHNISEFLVVVGFSGEEVKLYRTRVLPVNSGLRAPCVPMTAVYGAGVPTPEQLVYWDGDFSKAPEVVYGNGDGAVNLVSVLAWNTVVGHDLEQGFFKAVKGFGQSRLLIF